The Vitis vinifera cultivar Pinot Noir 40024 chromosome 1, ASM3070453v1 DNA segment GCATCAACAGAAGGTCGGCAGTGCAAACCCTTTAATCCTCTCCTTGGGGAAACCTATGAGGCTGATTATCCTGATAAAGGTCTTCGCTTCTTCTCTGAAAAAGTAATTCCCTCTGCCACTAAAATTTGTTAAGCATCAGTGTATCTTTTACTTGTGATGGTAACCTCACAATTTTACTGGACTTCATTCTCAATCATGatgaaaatgagagaaatgaaACTGAAGTCACTCCATGTTTTATCCTTATCATTCAGGTTCCATAGAAATTTGGGCTAGACATAATGGATAGCACTATGACATTTCCTGTAGTCCTCTGATTATGTTCTAACAAGCTGCTTGTTGTTTAGGTGAGTCACCACCCAATGATTGTTGCTTGCCACTGTGAGGGGAGAGGCTGGAAGTTCTGGGCAGACTCTAATCTCAAAGGGAAGTTCTGGGGCCGTTCCATTCAGCTTGATCCTGTGGGTGTCCTTACCCTGCAGTTTGATGATGATGAGACATTCCAATGGAGCAAAGTCACTACTTCTATATACAATATCATACTAGGTAAAATCTATTGTGATCACTATGGAACCATGCGCATCAAGGGCAGTGGAAATTACTCCTGTAAGCTGAAGTTCAAGGAGCAGTCTATTATAGACCGAAATCCACATCAGGTACTTTGTGTGAGTTGAAATGAAGAGGATAAAAAGAACAGACTTTCTAAAACCTTTCCCTTGATATTTCTGAGTTTTAGAGCTTTTTTCCTCCTCTTGTAATGTTACACTTATTTCTTCcttatttactaaaataattttcacattGATTTCCCATGGCAATTCAAAATAGtcatagaaattagaaattagtTGATGACCTTTTAGGCTGAGCTTAAAAAAGTTTGACACTTTTCTTGCAACATTTAGATCTCCTCATGTTGTACTTTTATTGGATATTTAATTTCAGATCAAGTAAAAGTCACTAGTTATCACCCCCTGGAATGTAGTTCATCACTAGTGCGCCCTTTGGCAATGAACCAAAGGTCCCAAGTTTGAGCCTTCCCAGGTGAGGGTGGGGGTGAGGGCATTTGCTGGCTGTTGGAATGAATGTCCCCCTGTCAAGATTGttagtaggaaaaaaaaaaaaaggaagaaaggtcACTGGTTGTCAAAGAGGGCAGTGCACCAGAACAAACGGTGCTATCACTCTGAATCGATGCTTTTTGAATATTAATGGCCTGGGTAAGAAAActgaatatatataaatttacatTTTGGTATATAATTGCAGGTTCATGGATTTGTGCAAGATAATCGAACTGGAGAGAAGGTAGCTATGTTGGTGGGGAAATGGGATGAGGCAATGTATTATGTGTTGGGAGATCCAACAACAAAGCCAAAAGGGTATGATCCAATGACAGAAGCTGTGTTGCTGTGGGAAAGAGAAAAATTTGTTACCAAGACAAGATACAACCTCACACCTTTTGCAATATCTTTAAATGAACTGACACCAGGCTTATTGGAAAAATTGCCACCTACTGACTCAAGGCTGCGGCCAGATCAGAGGCATTTGGAGAATGGAGAATATGAGCTGGCAAATGCGGAGAAGCTCAGACTCGAACACTTGCAGAGACAGGTATCTCACTTAGTCTCCTCTGTTTTCATTTGTTAGGTTTGGCCGTGTTCTAGTTTAAATTTTTCCTATCACAAGTTGTGATTGTTGGATAAACTAATCAAAGAATGAGCAAACTAGGGTAGGAACAAAAAATTTTGGAAGTAAATTTTTGTTAGGATTACCATAAAATGCTAGAACTGAGCTATTGATGAGCTGGTTGCATGAATATGTGGTACCCTTCTGTTCCAAACGGCTAGACATAGCTATGAAGGaccaaatttgaatttaaaactggccttcttaaattaattaatctgaACGAGTCATCCGATCTTGCTTTTGCATACTACAGGCATCCATTTCCACACAACATTGCTTTGTTATTATCTAGTATGGTTGCAACATAACTGAATAATGCTTATCTGTAAGgaagtgaaaacaaaattgttaGAAGGTCAACAGTTTTGATCTTATAAGCATTTATCATGTGGTAGACCTGATGTGTCCCTAGTGTCTTTCATTAATGTAGGCTTGGGCATGAATGCAAAGCTTGGTTTTGGTGACTGGAGAGCTTTTATCTTcgtttaatttaaaattttaatttcattcccCCTTTTTTATCAggtaaataaggaaaaaaaaaggaagttgaGATAGTCCTTGTGTACTTTGTGTTGCAGGCAAGAAAGTTGCAGGAAAGGGGGTGGCAGCCTAGATGGTTCCGTAAGGACAAGGAGGATGGTTGTTACCGTTACATAGGTGGATACTGGGAAACAAGAGAGAAAAGGTACTGGGATGGGATTCCAAATATATTTGGCCAGGGTAGTGATTCACCCTCATGTTTAATAGAGGAGTAAATCTTGTAATGGCCCAGCTTGCTTCAAGTTGTTTTGGTTCCCTTGTATGGTATCTTTTTTACTCTGCTTATTCGGGGAACATTTTAGTGGCTGGTTTAGATGTAGCACTTGTTTAAGTTATAAAGAAGCTCCTTTAAGGTGCAATGTGTAGTTCTCCAGGAGATCGGTTTTGACTTTTCCAAAGTTTGTTCTGACATACTGTCAGGGGTGTACGAGGCAGTAACTATATTCATACTTCCTTTCACCATTGTTGGTTTCTTTTGGCCGAGttcattttctattcttttttttaggtGGGGAACTCGCCAGGAGCATAAAAATCCAGGGCAATGGTTTTGTTTATAAATGGCAAGGGAACACAGGGATCGATAGTCTGTAAAACAAACCACAAATCCTGTATTCTCATGCAACCTTTTGGATCCAAGTGGTTTAGGTTTGCCCCTTTTTTAACGTATATTTTACCTGATCATTGATTGCAAAGTATTTATTCCTTTTTATCAAAGGAACACGTGGTGGACTTAAAAAGCAGGGCTGCATTCAACACTCGTTCTATCTACATCTATGGTCCATAATTAAAGTCACGActcattttgtttatttaaatatttaccaTAATATTTGCAGTCGTTTTTAGGCACTTGGTCTATGGCATTATGGCACCATTGTAAATAATGGTAAAATATAGGATAATTTCTAGAGGCAATAAGAATAAGCATccacatataaaatttataacagggcaaaaaattcaattaagactgataaatgaaaattgaaccAAACCCACCTCAAAAagtttaatttgatttgatttttcacTCCCAATCTAATCAGATTTGTATCATATAAAATCGCTTATATTGATTCAACtcattttttatccaaaaactGACCAAACTGTCTTAGTATACCACACTATGCGCTGCCTGTGCTACAATTTAAAAAGGGGAAATCATACAAGATGCATCActtaaaacaaagtaaaattttggAGAACTTTTAATCTTTGGACTTCACAACATTTCCACGTCAGGTCCTACAGTTTTTGAAGGATGCTAAAATGTaaagttgtatatatatatatatattttttttttgtttttacaatTTATCTAATGATCAGCCCATGAACAACCTTGGGCCGTGGATAACCAAAAAATACTTGGAACAAACAAATTGTACCGTTTCACCAACATCCATGTCCCCTCGAGACTTTCCATTACGCCAAAAAGAGAAGAGACTGAATCAATCACTGTTAATGAGACAACGGACTTGGTAGATAATTCACTAAacggaattattttttttcgttGGCTTTCAAAATAATCAGCAACATACATTCCTACTGGAAAGAGAATTGGGAAAGGAAAATCACCCACCTTAAATACGCACGCACACACTCTCTCATCAGACAAAAAAAGGGGTAACAGAGTGTATTTTGAGCTATGGGAAGGACAGACACAAATCCCAAATCACTTCCATGCTTTCCTCCCACGAAACTGTTTACCAGAACGACGCTGTTGTTTCCTTTTCACCTCTCGTGATTTTTGTATCTTGGATCGCTTAGCAGCTAGAGGCATGGCCTTCTTGTGTTCCTTCTGCCGATTGCTCAAACCACCAGTCTGTACACAAACACAACAATAAAGGTAATCAGACAATGCAAAACAAAGCATCCACATGGAGCATCTCCTTGGTGGCACCCATGACATCTAACAGGAGGGAGAATAGAAGTTAgcatttctcaaattttatggaTTGGATCCCATGTATAATGCTTTTGTGCCCTCAATCAAGCACAATGCTCACCAAAAATTATTGAGAGTACCATATCTGACACTACATTCCACTTTACAGacaaaaggaaagggaaaaattACTATGATTCTGAAAATTAAGTACATAAAAGAAGCAAAACATACCTTCTTCTGTTTCACTGCAGCTCGGGCCTGGTACTTCCCTCTGTCCTCTCTCCCTGCTCTCACCAGTTCCAATCTTTCCTCTTTACTTAGCTTTTTCCTTATATTAACCTATAAAATGCATACAAAGAGAAGCCagatatatttgtatataagaatcaaacataaagTTGCAGACAGTCTTTCAAAGGGAAAGGAGATGAGGAAATACTCAAGAACATAATCTTTGCACAGAATTATTAAGCActgaaaaaaaatgggaatCAGTAAGGGATGAAAGATCAGCCGAACATCTCACAAATTTTTGCAACTTCAGAAAGGTTCAAACTAAACATGACTTTTCTTTTAAGTATACACGACCAGAATTTCTTAAACATACTTCAGTAGTATGCTGATGCATCCTTTTTTTCTCCATCAAGTTCAACTACCATATTCTCAAAGAccattctcaatttttttgCTGATTCTGTCAGGCTGCtagtttctcaaaattttcatgattaatttctaattactttctgaaatataaaatattaatggaGCCAAATAATTATGTCTGGTTCCCTAATACAGGAATTCTTGGAATTTATAGCGACATTCCTTTTAATAAATGGTTTAATGAAAAAGGGCACTAAGAGTTTAGCACACTACTGTTTTCACAGAGTGGATCacctttttaaaaatgttcTGTTTCTCAAATACAATGTGTGTGAACTTAGAAGTGAAAGGTACCAAATCCAAGCAGATTGGATTTTGATAGTAAAGTTGTTTCGTGCAATTTGGAAAAGAATCATGACGGGCAAAATTCCATTACTTTTTGCTATTACTAAGGATAGTGAGTGATCAATCACATTCCAGATTTCTCTCAACAAGAGAAGAAGACTGGTCCTAGGCTCAAGAACATAACCAATTCAGGAATATCCTTCAACCAACATCCTCTGCACAATTACTCCACAAGGGAAAATCAGTTAGACAACAAAATATAGGAATCTGCCTATTGTTCAAGTTGGCTCCTAAACCTCAAGTTCCTACCCTGTCACATCCCTATgaaatatcatcttcatttggGCAACATTTTCTGAGAAAAGGGTTCCTAATATTAATAAACACAACTGTGAACACGATATACTCTTTGATTTGGATTCACCAGGGTGCTCCAAGCTTCTTTTGCTGATCATCTCACTGCTTGGTATTGGGAGGCTTTTGGCACTAGAGGAAAGGAAAGGTGCTTTATAATTGATCTTTTTATTTGGATcctttgaaaacaaaagaactCCAAAATTACAGGTTATGTGTGATTGGGGTGCGGAGGGGGGGTTGGTGGTGTTGTTTCTCAAAGGTGTTCAATGTGACCAAAAGAGTAAGAGCTCAGTTTTCAGCTTTCCTTCTCCTGCTTTCTTTCAGGGTCATTCCTATCCTTGTAAAACGACTGGTTGAATATTATTCTTAGTGGCTGTTTTTATAGCCTCTCAGACTTGTAGCTTTTCTCTAAGTCAGATTTGAATGGTATCCACCCCCTCCCTCTTTTTTCATTATAGTTTTTCAACAAAGTTTCcatttattagaaaaagaaaaaaaaacattagaaaaagAAACTCATCATGCAAGCACGAGCACATAGCAACTTGAGGAAGTAAAAGTTATAGCATCTTGTTGTTTCTGTATTTTCTTCTCAACAATTTGCCTGTACTTCACCACAGTTTCCTGTTTATACCATCCAAGATGTGTATATTTTTTATCTGTAACTCCACGTTCACTTACAAGACACAATAAACAAGCTGATCGTACACAGGGCCAGCAAGCAGAAAACTTACCTCAAGCATAGCAGGATCCACTCGTTTAACACTCAGCTGATCAGAAGTTGGAATCTTAAAACCTGTTGATTTTGCATCTGAGCCTTTCCTTAACAACCCATGCTGAGCCAAAGCAAATTTGGCTTCCTCCTTTGCCTGATTATGgcccaaaagaaaaatgagaaaagaagaagaagaagaaggaaatttTCAAACTGAGAAGTGTCCCTTGATCCATGTAAATGTTATCCAAAAGTGTGAACTTTAactcagaaaaagaaaagtggcAACATACCTTTAGGTCTTTAATCCGTTGGAAGTCTTCATTAGAAAGAATACCATCTGTTGAGTCCAATGGGGCATGCCCCATCTTTGCCCCTGCTAATCTCTTAAGAGCCCGAAGACTAGTATCAGCAGCATTCAATTGTCCCTCAAAATCCAAAGCCTTCCTCTTCCTTGCTTTAGATTTTTCTTCTCCAGTACCATCATTCCCATCATCATGGTCATTAGTTTTATGAGAACCATTAAATTCCTTCTCCCCCTCCTCTTCTTCCCCATCAACATCGTCACTgacaccatcatcatcatcctcatcaccACTACCGCCGCTCTcattgtcatcatcatcatcatcatcatcactgaCATCAACAGAATCATCATCAGTAATATTATTGCCATCTTCATCTTCAGCCACTTCTGCAACTTGTACATCATTAGTGCTATCTTTTCTGAAAAGGTCAGAATTATGATTGTCTAGCTCATTTTGTTCACCATCACTAGCAGCAAACTTCACATCACTATCATGACTATCATCACAATCACTGAATCCAGTCTCATCAGAATTGTCATCAttcacatcatcatcatcatcatcatcatcatcatgttGTAATAACTCAGCACCAGGAACACTACTGACAACATTCACTTCTCCAAACGCTTTTGGCTTTGCCTTTGGGTCAGTAGGTCGTCCACGATCTTTTTTAATCAGCAGAGAAGGGCAAATCTGCAAGTAAAAGATATAGTTTTTTTAATGAGAAGGTATAAGAAATAGTTAGTCTTGATAAATTAATCATGCATGCACTCGCATGAGCACAAACACACACATGTAAGCACacaaacagagagagagagagagagagagagatctaaTACCTCTCTAAATAATGTAATGAGTGAACGAGCTGCTGTTGAAACAGCTTTCTCATGTGATTTCTTATACAAAACAAGGTCTTGCAGCAAGTCTTCCGTCATCAACTAGCCATCAGCAATAAAATACACAATTGGCAGAGTTTCCAAGTTGAAGCATGAAAATGAATGGCACAGAAAAACCAAGGAATTAAAAAGTCAGAACATAAAGAACATGTGTCAAATTACTTGAACTGAAACAACTATTGACATTAGATCAAAGATATACATATAAACTCATCAACATTTGGAAATGAAAGGTAAAAGGGACTAATAACACGGATAGGTTGTATACCAAAGGTATGCGCAGACATATTTCCCTTACTACATTCAGTCCCACAGCAATAGCCTAACAAAAGAAAAGGTCAAAGTCAATGATCAATCCATTGCCAAcgaaaaacattttaattttatccaGTTTCTGTACAATACCTCTGTCCGTGAACGATCATGTACAAACTGATTTACGATTTGTTTGAATAGTGGTTCAACTGCATCAGGAGGCACCTGGTTAAAACAGGATTAATTGAATTAGCAAGAGGGGAATAGAAAATTAACAAGGAGCAACAAAAAAAAGGGCTAAATTGATTGGATTCTATAGATTGTTAAGATCCAATCATAAAACTGTATTGTACCATGTCATGGCATGCCTGAACTGCCGCTGCAAGTAAATTTGTGACATCACGTTGATGGGGCTGCAAACACCAAAAGCATACTTCAAATTAAGAAAGAGAACAAGCAACAATTTCATTGCATCAGCAGGACAACATACCTGAACATATTTCTGGagaaaaggataaaaatttaGTAAAATCAACCGGTGAAGCCCAACTGTTCGAGCAATTACTTTCAACATCATCATCTTAACCTACATAggacaaacaaaaaataaacatacGCATGCATGAGGTGATTTTCCAAATACATGAAACATGAAATTAGCAGCTCAAGTTGACATGGTAAGAAGCTGACCagatataaaactaaaaaaaagacaaaaaaaacagAACTTCATCTACCAAATAGGAAGAATTCTGTGACTCATTCTAGTCAAGTTTTTGAACCTTAACTGAAGGTTCCATGAagtaaaatgataaattaagcAAAAGTTGACTCATGAGTCATTACAACATCCAAAGTGTCATTGTCCTAATTATTAGCCATACAAATCTTCTCTAGAATATTGGTTAAATACCATGATCaatttaatattgaaaatagccaaaaataatttaatgctAAGAGTAAtgacaataaaggaaaataatggaATCCTTCCTAGCTGCAACAAGTTCTCCAGAATGAAGATGACAATAGATGTCAAGTTTGCCGACACCCCAAAATCAtagttctccatctttttttttttataaatgagcacaaaatatattaaaaaaggtcGGAaggccacaaagcatacagggagtatacaaagcAGCCACAAAGCAAAAAATGCATAAACAGAACAACCTCACCAGCCCTTAAGGAGccgctaaccactccaagaagcctaaaagcgaagaggactcctctcccatatacaccttagcccaactccacaaactacatacaaaagaattcttgAGTGTCTGAATAGCTAAAGAACCCCCtctaaaagctaacctatttctttccttccaaaccgtccaaaaaatacacaacgggatgaaattctaaatctttttcctctttttgcccacaaaagggcccctccaacaAAATAGCACCTTTTTGACtatctctgggaacacccacttAACCCTAAACAAGGCAAGGACGATCTTCCAGAGGACCCTGaccactgtacagtgtaaaagaatgtgatttacattttcctcttcacagcCACACAAATAACAACGATTAGGGAGCTGCTACCCTCGCTTTTGAAGCCTATCCAACGTGAGGATTTTTTCCCAAGTGGCCTCCCACACAAAGAAAGCAACTTTGGTTGGGaccttatccacccaaatgctcTTTTTCGGAAAGACAAGGGGATTGGGGGCAGCCAACAAATTATAAGCCTCCCGAATCCGAAAAATATCAAGACCCCCTCCTTTCCATAACACTGAGTCCTCTTCTGAGGACATCCTGAAGTCCCTTAGCAAAAGAAGCAGCTTTCTATTaaatccagctcccaatcattagaaTCTCTAGACAATCTGAGATTCTACCCTCCTTGACCAAGGCTTGAATCCCACACTTCATTGACCGTTGCATTTCTAAAGACCGCCATGGCATAAAGCTGGGGAAAATTTTGGGACAGTGCTGCATTGCCGCACCAATGGTCGGTCCAGAACTTGACCTTAGTCCCCCTCCCCACCTTGAACtccatgttatcccaacaccaactTGCCTCCTTCaggatctccttccaaacccccactccaaaAGTACCACGAGCTTCATTAGTTCTCCAACCACATCCCTCTTGGCCATACTTCACCCTGatcaccttcttccaaaataaatctttttcaaagGCAAATCTCCAAATCTGCTTACCCAGCAAAGCCTTGTTCAATAACACAATCTTCCTAATGCCAAGACCCCCCGTCTTCTTTTGAGTGCATaccacctcccaattgattAAGTGGATTTTCCTTTCTAggcttccccctccccaaagaaaatctctttgtaatttttcaagCCTTTTTACCACTAACTTGGGCATTTTGAAAAGGGACAATTGGTAGATGGGAATGCTGACCAATGTACTTTTAATGAGGGTAATTCTCTCGCCCTTAGACAAATAATGCCTTTTCCAAAGAGCTAATCTTCTCATTctttcctccaccccatcccacatagacaAGGCCTTGTGATGggctccaaggggcagccccaaatacTTAACAGGAAGACCCCCCACTCTGCACCCTAACTCCATAGCCATTTCCTCAATATCTTCAACCTCCCCAACAGGAATTAATTCACTCTTGGCCAGATTAATCCTAACACTAGAAGCCGCCTCAAACCACGCCAAAATCCAGCCAAGATGAGTTAGATGCTCCTTCCTTGCTTCACAGAAGATaattgtgtcatcagcaaagaGCAAGTGGGACACATTCATCTCCATCCCCTCTCTCCCTCTAAGTCTACAACAAAAAATGAAGCCCCTCTCAACAACCCTTCTTATGAGTGCACTCAGCACTTCCATACCTAGAACAAAAAGGTAAGGAGAAATGGGATATCCTTGACGCAGCCCCTTAGAGCTGGAAAAGAAGCCTGCTGGCACCCCGTTGACAAGAACAGAAAATTTTGCAGTTGAGATGCATCACCAAATCCATTCCATCCAACgagacccaaagcccatcttaTGCAAAACCTTCATAAGGAAGTTCCAATTAATactatcataggctttttcaataTCCAATTTGCAAACCAGCCCTTTCTCATTCCGCTTCTGCCAATAATCAACCACTTCATTAGCTATAAGAGAGGCGCCCAGAATCTGTCTTCCCCTCACAAACGCATTTTGATCCGCCGAGACCACCTTACCTAACACCTTATTCAGCCTATTGGCCAGCACTTTGGCCAGAAGCTTGTACAGCCCCCCTAAAAGGCTGATGGGCCGAAAATCCCCGAGATCCTCAGCCCCACCTTTTTTTGGGATAAGGACCAAGAAGGTAGTATTTAGGCTTTTAGCAAAAGATTTCTCGTCATAAAATTCCTTAAACAGCTCTACaacctcctccttcacaaaatcccaacaagATTGCCAAAAGGCCACAATAAACCCATTCGGGCTTGGAGCCTTGTCTCCGTTCATTTCCATCAGAGCTAAGAAAATTTCTTCCTCAGTAAAGGGCGTCTCTAGAGCTTCAGCTTCATTGTGGTTTAGACATTGAAGGTGCAACCCCTCAATGCCAGCTCTTCAACCTGGCTCTTCCAAGAGCTGATGCTGAAAAGCATCCACAATCCCCTCCCTCACCTCCCGCTCCTCAGCCAACTCCACcccattgatcttaattctgtCCAAAGAGTTGTTTCTCCAGTGGGCGTTGGCCATCCAGTGGAAAAACCATGTGTTCTTATCCCCTTCCTTTAGCCACAACTCCCTTAACAATTGTCTCCAATGGGTTTCTTCCAAGAGTACCCACTTTTTAAAGGTTTCCTTAGCTTCATTTTTCAATTCCGTTTCTCTTTCTGACAGGCCCCTATCACATTCCACCCTATCCCAAAAATCAACTTGCTGGAGAGCTGAGCTTTTATTAACTTCCAGCCTACCAAACACATCCCTGttccaaactttaattttctcctTCAACACCTTCATCTTAGCAGTCAGTCTAAAGCTGGCCCTCCCTCTCCTCCCCGCTCCCTGCCACCAATCCCGAAGGAGATCCTTAAAACCATCAACCTttagccacatgttttcaaacctgAATTGTGAGGGTCCCCGACTTAGCCCGCCACCCTTCAACAGAATGGGGAAGTGATCTGAAGTAGGCCTGGAAAGCCTACTTTGGACAACCCCCCTAAACAAATCAAGCCAACTTTGAGTCACCAGGAAACGATCCAGTCTAGCCCAGGACTGATTGTTCCTACCCTCGCTCCAGGAGAACACACCCCCTTGTAGAGGGAGATCTAGGAGCTCTAGATCATCAACCACCTGAGCAAACCTTCTCATTGCTCCACTTAAACTACCTTGACTACTCCTTTCCCTTTGGGAGAGGGTGACATTAAAGTCGCCCCCTAAACACCAGGGATCGTCCCATATGCCCCTTATTGCCCCTAGCTCCTCCCACATAGACTCCCTTTCCTTCCTGGTGAACGGCCCCTAGACTCCAGTGAAAATCCAAACAAGCCCATCTCCATCCAGGaaaattttcttccaaaatCATTATAAGAAACAGCATCAAATTTCTCTTCCCACCTTTGACACCTCCATTTAATACTTTTCCCTCCTTTCTCTCGTGCTTAAATCAGCAACGCCACTTTCCAATTATTCCCAAGCCCTAATTTCCCCGCATTACACAAatctaagtgttttttttttaaaaaaatatttatagttaTTACACAAATCTAAGTGTGTGCCACCTTTAATTGATGATGACAGCCAGAAAACTGGTATGCCAACAACaattaacaatattaaaaaaaaaaaaaaactatccctaCCATGCAAACTTACAAAAGGAGAAACTTTAAGCAGGAAAAGACATTAGTGAAACGCACAGATCAATAGAAGTAGCTCAAACATCAGTTGCAGTACTAGTCTATCAGCAAAGAGACAAATAAAATATACCAgaataaaacatcaaagagtTCTACCTCAAACCGTTCATTGCATGTTTGAAGACGAGAGAATAGTTTCTCAGAAAATCCCTGTTATAGAATATAAGTTAGAAATCTTCTTGATCCTGTGGATATAGAGTAATTAAGAATTGGAATAAGATGATCATATGTAAACAAAAACCTGCGCATCTTTCAGATGGTTAAGTGGTGAATAGTTATTTGAAATCACTTTTTCTGATGATAGGCGCTGCTTCCTTTTCATATTACGAATCACACGCTGcaattttgccttttttttcttcttgcttGCAAGTGTACCTTTATGGTGTGCCTGAAGTCCAATAAGAAATAACAACATTAGAATTAACATGATGTGTAGTCTAAATTTTACAGAGGAGCTACAGAAAACATTTTCAACTATCAAAGCATTACAGAAAACCTATCCATCCTGAAAAAGAAAGCATTTCAGGGAACTTTTACTGTTTTGTACCCCCTAAAAATTGGATAATCTAACACTTTATGCTCATGGaggatgaaaataaaggacactGAAACCAAAACAACAATTAATCTaaatcaatttccaatttcttggTAATAATTGATACAGTTCAATATCGATGGAATCATATGGATATGTGGTGTTTACTTCATTAAATAAGGGTTGGTAATATATTCTTATATACCAGGAATCATCATGCATTAGAAGAATTATTAGTCTCAGGAGAAAT contains these protein-coding regions:
- the LOC100252440 gene encoding uncharacterized protein LOC100252440, encoding MRPQHVNSEALSASGRTSEKLSLPALQSKMKCDPEGYESELLLLYSQFNSSLELFQQQAVFTSISGVDTDPAVAKDLGDRAVFLSHLTPFYPKHLAEFPKQLAQFLRSTARSLPSSLRCHVAQALILLINRKIVDIGDTLALFLELQTLGDRALRKLAFSHVVHSIKRMNQKHKNEAQNRALQNILFPMLQQEDEAQAKRSLITLCDLHRRKVWFDDRTANAVCTACFHSSSRIMIAALSFLLDYEKIEDDDDSDGSSSEDETPQKPQVVLSKGDVYKAHHKGTLASKKKKKAKLQRVIRNMKRKQRLSSEKVISNNYSPLNHLKDAQGFSEKLFSRLQTCNERFEVKMMMLKVIARTVGLHRLILLNFYPFLQKYVQPHQRDVTNLLAAAVQACHDMVPPDAVEPLFKQIVNQFVHDRSRTEAIAVGLNVVREICLRIPLLMTEDLLQDLVLYKKSHEKAVSTAARSLITLFREICPSLLIKKDRGRPTDPKAKPKAFGEVNVVSSVPGAELLQHDDDDDDDDDVNDDNSDETGFSDCDDSHDSDVKFAASDGEQNELDNHNSDLFRKDSTNDVQVAEVAEDEDGNNITDDDSVDVSDDDDDDDDNESGGSGDEDDDDGVSDDVDGEEEEGEKEFNGSHKTNDHDDGNDGTGEEKSKARKRKALDFEGQLNAADTSLRALKRLAGAKMGHAPLDSTDGILSNEDFQRIKDLKAKEEAKFALAQHGLLRKGSDAKSTGFKIPTSDQLSVKRVDPAMLEVNIRKKLSKEERLELVRAGREDRGKYQARAAVKQKKTGGLSNRQKEHKKAMPLAAKRSKIQKSREVKRKQQRRSGKQFRGRKAWK